Part of the Alkaliphilus flagellatus genome, AACTTAAATTAAAGAGTCGAGAAGAAATTTTAAGAAAAGAGATCATGGTAGAGGGATTACTATCAATACAAGCTGGGGAAAATCCAAGAATTATTGAAGAAAAGCTAAAGGCATTTTTACCACCTAAAGCTAGAGAGGGTTTTCACGGTAAACAGGAAGGTGTGGGAGCATAATGGCAAGAAGAAGATCAAGCCAAGAAGAGCCTAAGGCTGGCGCACCAGAATGGATGACTACCTATGGTGATATGGTTACCTTACTACTTTGCTTTTTCGTTTTACTGTTTTCATTTTCTACTGTAGATGCTCAGAAGTTTCAAGCTATAATGCAATCTTTTCAAGGATCATTAGGTATATTAGATTCAGGTACTGCAATTGAAACGGATCAATTTATAACTGAGGCAATGAAGGAAGATTTAACTACAAATCAAAGACAAGAATTAGAAGATTTTAGAAAACTTCAAGAAGTTTTAGAAGAGTATTTGGAAAGTTATAATCTAGAGTCTGATGTTTTAGTATCTCAAGAAAATGCAGGTCTTGTGTTACGTTTTCAGGACAATGTTTTATTCGATCCTGGAAAGGCTGAATTAAAACCAAGATCAAAACAAATTTTAGAAGATATTTCTGCATTTTTACAAACTCCAGAGTTTCTAGAAAAGTCTATCCGTATAGAGGGACATACAGATACGGTTAAAGTTAACCCGAGTTTATTATACCCTACTAATTGGGAACTATCGGCGGGCAGAGCTTCTAATGTAGTTAGATATTTAATAGAAGATTTGAGTTTGGCACCAGAGCGTTTTTCGATATCTGGTTATGGAGAATACCATCCTATTGCTCCTAATGATACTGCAGAAAATAAATCAAAAAATAGAAGAGTGGATATTGTAATATTAAGATCAGAATACATTACTTCTAAACCTAAATAATATGAAAATGGGGGAAGATTATGGGTCTAAAAAAAATAATTATATACATATTAATTGGCTTTATAGTATCAGGTCTCTTTTTTGGAGTAATGTTTTATTTCATGAATAATAGACAGCCTAGAGAAGTTGCAATAACCTATAAAACATATGAATATAATGCAGGTGAATTCTCTACTAATCTAGGAAGCACAAGAAGTTATTTTAAAGGCTCTATAATAATAGAAACAACTGATAAAAACTTATCAACTAAATTTGAAGAAAAAAATGCTGAACTTAGAGATAGCATTATATCAACTTTAATTGGAAAAAAAGCAGATGAAATATTAGATACTAATGGACAATTAGAGCTAAAAAATGAAATTCTGAAAGTAGTGGCAGACATTGTTAATTCAGATAAAATTACTAATATATATTTTGTTGACTACATTATTCAATAAACAGGAGGTGAAGAAATGTCAGATATTTTATCCCAAAATGAAATTGATGCCCTACTTAATGCATTAAATACTGGTGAAGTTGATGTAGAGGAAATAAAAGAAGATAAATCTGAAAAAAAAATTAAGAGATATGATTTTAAAAGTCCTAAAAAATTAGCTAAAGATCAATTAAAAACACTGCAAATTATACATGAAAACTTCACAAGAACCTTGAATACCTTTTTATCTGGCTATCTTCGTACCTATGTTCAGGCAGAAGTTATAAGTGTAGAGGAACTATCATACTATGAGTTTAGTAACTCAATCGTAAACCCAGCTGTCCTTTCAATTATTGACTTTTATCCTTTAGAGGGACAAATAATTATTGATATGTCATCAGCTATAGCTTTTACACTAATTGACAGAATATTAGGAGGGCAAGGTAGAGCATTAGAAGAGAGTCGTTCTTTTACAGAAATAGAGCTGACATTGATTAGAAAAATTATAAAACAGTTAACCACGTTACTTGTAGATCCTTGGGAAAATGTAATAGAGATTCAACCTAAATTAGATAAAATTGAAACAAATTCTCAGTTTGCACAAATAGTTTCACCAAACGAGACTACAGCACTAATTACTTTACATTTAAAAATAGGTGATATTCAAGGCTATTTAAACATATGTATTCCACATATTGTAATAGAGCCAATTCTTCCAAAGTTAAGCACAAAATTTTGGTTTTCTAACATAAATAAACAAGCAACTGAAAAGGATAAAAATATTTTAGAAAAAAGGTTAACAAATAGCTCTGTTGATGTCGCTGTTGAACTTGGTCACACCTATATAACTGTTAAAGATTTTTTAGAGTTACAGCTAGGTGATGTAGTTGTATTAGATAATAACCCAAATAAAGAATTAGAAATAAAAGTTGGAACCAGACATAAATATTTTGGAGCTCCTGGTACTATTAAAAACAATGTGGCTGTTAAAATTACTAGAGTAGAAGAGAAAGGAGATGAGCTATATGAGTGATATGTTATCTCAAGAGGAAATTGATGCCCTATTAACTGGGACAGACACTCCTAGCAGCAATGAAAGTTCTATTGGATTTACAGAAGAAGAGAAGGATGCCATAGGTGAAATAGGCAATATTAGTATGGGGACTGCGGCTACCACCCTATCTACTCTTTTAGGTCAAAAGGTAACGATTACTACACCTAAAGTAGAAGTTTTAACTCTTGAACAGTTATCAAATGAATATCCTCTTCCATTTGTAGCTGTTGATGTTAAATATAAAGAGGGGTTAGAAGGCACAAACTTACTTATATTAAAGGAAGAAGATGTAAGCATTATTACCGATTTGATGATGGGCGGAAATGGAAACATACAATCAGGTGAATTAACAGAGTTACACTTAAGTGCTATTGGTGAAGCTATGAATCAGATGGTTGGATCATCTTCAACATCATTATCAGAAATGTTGGGTAAAAAAATAGATATAAGTCCACCTGAAGCTTTCATTTTAAATTTATCTGTAGATAATCTATTAGAACATTTTTCAGATTACACAGATTCTGTAGTTAAGATCGCTTTTCGTATGGTAATTGGTGAACTAATAGATAGTGAAATTATGCAACTTATGCCTATTGATTTTGCTAAGGAAATTGTTGAAGGATTATTCAATGACATGACAGATACATCAAACAATACTACTAGCAGCGCTAAGGAAAATTTAAAAAGCGATATATCGATTCAAACTAAGCCCACTAACTTAGGAGAGATAAGAAATACAGAGAGCGCCTATACGTATGAAACTAATAGTTACAATAATGATAAAAGAATAAACCAAGCCAATGAAAAAGTAAATATAAGACCTGTACAATTTCAGTCCTTCGATGAATCATCTATTAAAGCTGGAATGCCTGAAAATATTTCATTAATACAAGATGTGCCATTAAAAATAACTGTTGAATTAGGTAGAACAGTAAAAAAAATAAGTGAAATTTTAGAGTTTGGTCCGGGAACTATTATAGAATTAGATAAGCTAGTAGGTGAACCTTTAGATATACTAGTTAATGGTCAATATGTAGCTAAGGGAGAAGTAGTGGTAATAGACGAAAACTATGGAATACGGGTTACTGATATTGTTAATCCTGTCAAACGTCTTTCTAAGGCATATGAATAATTTAGATAGATTTGAAACTATATAAATTGACTTATCCTATATTCTGTTGGTAATATATACATATATCTACTACCTGATTACTATCTAAATGAAAGAGGAGGAAAAATAATGTCTAATGGAATTTTAATTGTTGATGATGCGGCATTTATGAGAATGATGATTAAAGATGTGCTAACTAAAAATGGCTTTGACGTAGTAGGCGAAGCTGAAAATGGTGCTAGAGCGATTGAAAAGTATAAGGAACTACAGCCTAACCTAACTATTATGGATATAACAATGCCTGAAATTGACGGTATACAAGCTGTAAAAGAAATAAAAAAAATAGATCCGAGTGCAAAGATAATTATGTGTTCTGCTATGGGGCAACAAGCAATGGTTATTGAAGCTATTCAAGCAGGTGCAAAGGATTTTATAGTTAAGCCATTCCAAGCTGATCGTGTAATAGAAGCTGTTAAAAAAGTGATCGGATAAAATGAATAATACTCTATCTGGACTTTTTTTATTGATAGCTACAGTTATTACTATTGTTTTTGCCTATTATATTACTATTATAATAGGCAAAAAAACAAATAAGTTAATGAAGGGACGATATACTCAGGTTTTAGAGAGAACAATGATAGGTTTGAACATAAGCATTACGCTTGTAAAAATAAATAAAAAAATATATATTATTGCTTTGCAAGGAAAGACAATTAAACTTTTAGATGCAATTGATGAATCAGAATGGAGCTTTTTAACTACTGGAAATGAAAATTCATTTGAAATTAACAATAGGATAAATAATTTATTTAAAAATAGATTATTTAAGAAATAAAAATTTTTTTAAAATAAAAGATAGGGCTAGAATGGTAGTGTGAATAATGAAAAATCTAAATTGTAAATTCAAACAAATAATTAATATGAAAAATAAAAATATTATATTACTATGTTTAATAATAGTCTCTTTTTTTCTATTGGGATCAACTAGGGCATTTGCTCAAACTAATATTAGCATACCAAATGTACAATTGAATATTGATGGGGCAAGTAGTCCTGAAGAAACTGCTAGCTCGTTACAGTTACTGGGTTTGTTAACTGTTCTATCATTAGCACCTGCTATTTTGATTATGGTTACAAGTTTTACAAGAATAATAATTGTTTTATCTTTTTTAAGAAATGCAATTGCAACACAGCAAACTCCTCCAACTCAAGTACTTATAGGACTGGCTCTGTTTTTGACATTCTTCATTATGAGTCCTATTGCTTCAGAAATCAACCAAAATGCATTGCAGCCATACTTGAATGAGGAAATTACTCAATCTGAAGCAATTGAAGAAGCTATGGAGCCGTTAAGACAATTTATGTTTAGGCAAACTAGAGAAAATGATATAGCCTTATTTTTAGAAGCCAGTGGTACCGAATTATCAAGTGATCCTCAGTTAGATGATATCCCTACAACTTCACTCATTCCGGCTTTTATTATTAGTGAACTAAAAACTGCCTTCCAAATGGGATTTGTATTGTTTATTCCATTTATAGTATTAGATATGGTTGTTTCAAGTGCATTAATGTCAATGGGAATGATGATGCTGCCACCAGCAATGATTTCACTACCATTTAAACTTCTTTTATTTGTAATGGTAGATGGATGGAATGTTTTAATTAAGTCCTTATTATTAAGTTTTAAATAGAGGTGAAAAAATGAATGAAGCAATGATTATTGAATTAGGCCAGCATACAATGTTTACTATTTTAATTCTATCTGCGCCGATGTTAGTAATTGGTCTAATAGTTGGATTAGCTGTTAGTATTTTTCAGGCCACAACTCAAATTCAAGAGGCAACATTAGCTTTTATTCCTAAAATTATAGCGGTTTTGGGATCTATAGTGGTTTTCGGACCATGGCTTTTATCAATAATTATTAACTTTACATTAAAACTATATACAAATTTAAATAATTTTATTCAGTAAAGAGTGATTAAATATGACAGGTGATTTAATAAGTTTTATACTAGTAAATTTTCAACTGTTTATCCTAATATTGGTTAGAGTAACTGGCTTATTTGTTATATCTCCAATATTTGGTCGTAATAATCTTCCCACAATCATGAAAATTGGTTTATCTATTACAGTAGCATTAATATTACTTCCATTAAAAATTAATGGCTTTTATTTAGAAATTGATAATATGAGAACATTAATGTTTTGGTCAATATCTGAATTTTTGATAGGTATTATTATTGGCCTTATTGCATTTATATATTTTAGTATTGTATACCTTGCGGGTACAATAGTTGATATTCAGATGGGGTTTGGTATGGTAAACATTATGGATCCTCAAACAAATGCACAGATGCCTCTAATGGGAGGGTTTTATAATATATTACTTACCTTGGTATTTTTAACTATTAATGGTCACCATCAAATGATAAAAAGTTTGATATATAGTTATGAAATACTTCCAATAGGGTTTAATATCTCGGTAAGTGAGAGTTTAATCAACTATTTAATAAAAATTTTTACAGACACATTTATTTTAGCATTTCAATTAAGTGCACCTATTTTGATTGCTATTTTTTTGGCTAATGTAATCCTAGGGATTTTAGCACGTACAATGCCTCAAATGAACATTTTTATTGTAGGATTACCTTTGAAAATTGCTATAGGTATTATTATCATATTGCTATCTTTAAGATTTTTTATACCCTACTCTGAAAGTTTGTTTGATAAAATGTTTCAATCCATATATGAACTAATGCAAATTTTGTCTAGAGGATGATTCTATGGATTTTAAAATTAATCTACAGCTTTTTTCTGAAGAAAAAACAGAACAGGCAACCCCCAAAAAGAAAAAGGAAACTAGGGAAAAGGGGAATGTTCTACAGAGCAAAGAAATAAATTCGGCTTTTGTTCTTTTAGCAACATTTATAATGATAAATGCTTTTGCTACATTTATTGGAATAACTCTTAGAAATACGACAAGCTATATTTATGATCAATATTTAGCTTTAGACTTCATATTTTCATTAAAAAACCTCCAAACTCTTTTAATTAATGCTATAATAAGTTTTTTTATTATTGTAGCACCTATAGCCTTAACTAATTTGGTAGTTGGTGTTGCAGCAAGCTATCTACAAGTTGGAGTTTTGTTTACCACAAAACCTTTAGCTATTGATATTAAAAAAATAAATCCAATTGAAGGATTTAAGCGAAT contains:
- a CDS encoding OmpA family protein, whose protein sequence is MARRRSSQEEPKAGAPEWMTTYGDMVTLLLCFFVLLFSFSTVDAQKFQAIMQSFQGSLGILDSGTAIETDQFITEAMKEDLTTNQRQELEDFRKLQEVLEEYLESYNLESDVLVSQENAGLVLRFQDNVLFDPGKAELKPRSKQILEDISAFLQTPEFLEKSIRIEGHTDTVKVNPSLLYPTNWELSAGRASNVVRYLIEDLSLAPERFSISGYGEYHPIAPNDTAENKSKNRRVDIVILRSEYITSKPK
- a CDS encoding flagellar basal body-associated FliL family protein, with protein sequence MGLKKIIIYILIGFIVSGLFFGVMFYFMNNRQPREVAITYKTYEYNAGEFSTNLGSTRSYFKGSIIIETTDKNLSTKFEEKNAELRDSIISTLIGKKADEILDTNGQLELKNEILKVVADIVNSDKITNIYFVDYIIQ
- the fliM gene encoding flagellar motor switch protein FliM translates to MSDILSQNEIDALLNALNTGEVDVEEIKEDKSEKKIKRYDFKSPKKLAKDQLKTLQIIHENFTRTLNTFLSGYLRTYVQAEVISVEELSYYEFSNSIVNPAVLSIIDFYPLEGQIIIDMSSAIAFTLIDRILGGQGRALEESRSFTEIELTLIRKIIKQLTTLLVDPWENVIEIQPKLDKIETNSQFAQIVSPNETTALITLHLKIGDIQGYLNICIPHIVIEPILPKLSTKFWFSNINKQATEKDKNILEKRLTNSSVDVAVELGHTYITVKDFLELQLGDVVVLDNNPNKELEIKVGTRHKYFGAPGTIKNNVAVKITRVEEKGDELYE
- the fliY gene encoding flagellar motor switch phosphatase FliY codes for the protein MSDMLSQEEIDALLTGTDTPSSNESSIGFTEEEKDAIGEIGNISMGTAATTLSTLLGQKVTITTPKVEVLTLEQLSNEYPLPFVAVDVKYKEGLEGTNLLILKEEDVSIITDLMMGGNGNIQSGELTELHLSAIGEAMNQMVGSSSTSLSEMLGKKIDISPPEAFILNLSVDNLLEHFSDYTDSVVKIAFRMVIGELIDSEIMQLMPIDFAKEIVEGLFNDMTDTSNNTTSSAKENLKSDISIQTKPTNLGEIRNTESAYTYETNSYNNDKRINQANEKVNIRPVQFQSFDESSIKAGMPENISLIQDVPLKITVELGRTVKKISEILEFGPGTIIELDKLVGEPLDILVNGQYVAKGEVVVIDENYGIRVTDIVNPVKRLSKAYE
- a CDS encoding response regulator, translating into MSNGILIVDDAAFMRMMIKDVLTKNGFDVVGEAENGARAIEKYKELQPNLTIMDITMPEIDGIQAVKEIKKIDPSAKIIMCSAMGQQAMVIEAIQAGAKDFIVKPFQADRVIEAVKKVIG
- a CDS encoding flagellar biosynthetic protein FliO yields the protein MNNTLSGLFLLIATVITIVFAYYITIIIGKKTNKLMKGRYTQVLERTMIGLNISITLVKINKKIYIIALQGKTIKLLDAIDESEWSFLTTGNENSFEINNRINNLFKNRLFKK
- the fliP gene encoding flagellar type III secretion system pore protein FliP (The bacterial flagellar biogenesis protein FliP forms a type III secretion system (T3SS)-type pore required for flagellar assembly.); this translates as MKNLNCKFKQIINMKNKNIILLCLIIVSFFLLGSTRAFAQTNISIPNVQLNIDGASSPEETASSLQLLGLLTVLSLAPAILIMVTSFTRIIIVLSFLRNAIATQQTPPTQVLIGLALFLTFFIMSPIASEINQNALQPYLNEEITQSEAIEEAMEPLRQFMFRQTRENDIALFLEASGTELSSDPQLDDIPTTSLIPAFIISELKTAFQMGFVLFIPFIVLDMVVSSALMSMGMMMLPPAMISLPFKLLLFVMVDGWNVLIKSLLLSFK
- the fliQ gene encoding flagellar biosynthesis protein FliQ translates to MNEAMIIELGQHTMFTILILSAPMLVIGLIVGLAVSIFQATTQIQEATLAFIPKIIAVLGSIVVFGPWLLSIIINFTLKLYTNLNNFIQ
- the fliR gene encoding flagellar biosynthetic protein FliR, with the translated sequence MTGDLISFILVNFQLFILILVRVTGLFVISPIFGRNNLPTIMKIGLSITVALILLPLKINGFYLEIDNMRTLMFWSISEFLIGIIIGLIAFIYFSIVYLAGTIVDIQMGFGMVNIMDPQTNAQMPLMGGFYNILLTLVFLTINGHHQMIKSLIYSYEILPIGFNISVSESLINYLIKIFTDTFILAFQLSAPILIAIFLANVILGILARTMPQMNIFIVGLPLKIAIGIIIILLSLRFFIPYSESLFDKMFQSIYELMQILSRG